GGGGAAGCCGGCGCCGCCATTGGAAGAGAAGGAGATGGAGCTGGTGTCATCCTCCCGCTCCATCCTATCCTCTTGCAACCGTGAGGCCTCGCCTCCCCCTCCCTATACGGCTCTGGTTCTTGCTCATTTCCTCATTTTCTCGCGCTTCTTGCAGGATTGGTCGCTCTGTCCAGGACAGCTGCGAAGCGCGACGGCAAGAGGGGATTAGTATGGTAATCAACAACTATGTGTTATGCTGGACTCTTAAAGAAAGTCGACATCTCTGTTTTTGGATCCAATAGGAGTCCCCACTGTCTGTAGGAATTCGATAGGAATTGCAGTTGTTGAGCCCAACTTTGATTCCATATAAGCCAACAATGTGTGACCATTAGCACAGTTACTAGAGCCTAGCTTCTTAGTCCAGTCAATCGGTCTGTTAACTGGTAGTAGGATAGAGCATCGTTCTGAGCTGCAGAATGGCGTCTTCCAATAGGAGCTAGCTATACGCATTTCATCGCACATTTTGTTCCGGGCGgactctgattttttttttttatgaCCGGGGCTACGGCGGGCTTACGCCAGCCTGAACAATTAAATAACAGCAAACGGACTCTGATTCAAGACTTTATATACTGTAGTTACAGTGGTTCCGATAATGCCTTAACATAAACCCTTTCTGTGCAAACCATCCAGTGTCTTGCGTGGCGAGCCAGGGGGATGCAGTACCGAGCAGAAAGATGTGGTGGAGGGGAGGATCAGGAGGCGTGCAGCTCTTGCCCTTCTGCTGGCTACGCCGGCGCTGTCGGTATCGTTATcggcccatgggaagaccaaaggCATGAACCCTTACGACGAAAGGCGCTTGCTTCAACAGAACAAGAAGATTCAGGAGGCCAACCGTGCACCTGATGATTTCCCAAGCttcatcagagaaggtgagaaacCCATCTATGATGATGCAGGTTGTGTGTTTATCTTTGTTTCCATTGTATAGCAACTGGTAGTTAACGGCGCAATTTTCTGAATATACTTTTTCTTTTTGCGGAATTGCAACTGAATATACTTGATTCCATGTAATTCCAAGACAATTTGGAAATTCCAAACTACACAAGCCAGTAACTTGCAAATTTTTCACTGACGCAAACATCAATGGATTTATAACCTCCTTTTTGTGCCTACAACAATTTATTTGTAATTCAAATGCAAATTCTCAGATCATCAGCATTTTAGAATTTTGGTTCATGTTTGGTCACTCAGGGAATCATTATGGTATCTTGCTGTGCATAAAATTTTCAGATCATCTAGACGCGTTTTAGTGTGTTGATATATACGAATCTAGACAAATCTGTGACACTTATTTTGGAATGGATCGAGGAAGtatcttctaattctggaaccTGAATGATAAATTAACCTTCCTGAAATAAGCTCTCTTCTGTTCTCCTGAATATTGCACTATATTGACTACATGTCTACATGCATTTCAGGTTTTCAGGTCAAAGTAGTGACACCTGAGAACTACATAACTCGGGAGTCCGGATTGATATATGAAGATGTGAAAATTGGTACAGGCGATTGCCCACAGGATGGTCAGCAGGTTCTTCCGTCCCAGTTAcacttcttcttttcttctctGAATTATGCCTGAGCTGTCATTCATTTTTCTTGGGATGTCAGTCAACTGTTTGTTGTGTGCCACATCTGATATGCTATGTGCAAATATGTTTAACATAACCTTTCAATCTCATACTCTCATATTGTTGTTAAGCATGGACTAGTTGGTTCTTCCACTGTTATTCACTAAATGGTGATTAGGGATGTTTGGATAATAATGTTGAAGTTACAGTTTTAACTAATAAAAGCCTATATCTAGACAAGGAATTCACTTTTTTTTGTACAATAAGTGACTAATATAGGGAACTATCGTTAGTGTATAAGTATTTGTAGAGTTTTTTTGAGATAATAAGATATGTTCTAAATCTATTCTACTTGCATGATTCTGACATCCATCATCCCAATTACAGGTTATATTTCACTATGTGGGCTACAACGAATCAGGACGAAGGATAGATAGCACCTACATCCAGGGCTCGCCTGCCAAAATTCGTCTAGGCAACAAATCATTAGTTCCAGGAAAGTATTCACTAGTTACATACTATCTGATTTAACTATACGCCTTAGCTATCTCTTGGGCCTCAATGTCAGTAGGTTTTGACTGGGCTTGAAAAACCATCCTGAGTCTGGTTGGTCCCTTGGATGAACTTCTCGGGACATAACGCTGTAACAATTCAACTCATTACTCATTTCATGCTTTTCTGATGCAGGTTTTGAAGAGGGGATTCGGGACATGAAACCAGGTGGAAAGAGAAGGCTTATTATACCTCCTGAGCTTGGTCCTCCTGTAAGTTTTTGTCATTTCTTGCGGAGGGATTTCACTTACTATTGTATTTTTACCTTGTTCTTTCTGTACTTGCTATTGCACAAATCAGTAATTATCACTGGCATTTTCCTGACATATTCAATACTTAAAAGTACATAGATATAGAACTGGTGAATAATACCGGATGCTTACAACGTATTTGGTAGAGGCCAAGAGTAATTTGATACAACAACTTGTTTTAAGATAGATTGCAAACAATGCTGGTTGCATCGGGCATGCATTATTTCATGGATCTTATTAGTACGATTCATTTCTTTATGGAACCACTACTGTACAACAATATTTAGGAATACAAAATAAAGcaaaagaaaaaaacagaaaagaaagaaaattagACCAACAATGGCTGTAGTCTGTAGACAAGAGTAGACATCCTGCATTACAGTAACTGTACACTGTGTGAAAACAAGATTATTCTTGTCCATCCAAATGCAATTTGTATGGGCGCGTTATTTTCATAGGCGCGATATAGATAATCTTTGCCGTGAGACTGCAATATCTCATGGATATATTATCTGAAGAAGCTCACATCTGGACAAATAGCTTATGGAAAGCAAATGATAAATGAGAGGGATAAAATAGAGGAGTTCAAAATTATCTCTATATAAATTTGATTGAGCGCACCGAATTAGCTTATAGTGGTTGCAACACAAATTTTCCCTCCGTTACATCATGTCTTTGGTGTAAGAACAGTCCCAGTCACTCTTAGCAGCAAAGATGATACACTGTTTCTGACATTGGTCTTTCGCCTGCTGAAGGTTGGGCCATCGACTTTCTTCAGCGCCAAGCAGTTCGAAGTATTTGATGTTGAGCTACTCTCGGTGGAAGACTGCCAGCGGAGGACGATAGGGTTCTACTCTGATGTTGTCTGCAGTTGATCATCTGATCTGTTAGACCCCAACGGGTGCAGCATTTTCCTCCTGCAAGGCTGCAACTCTGTAGGAAATTTTTTAGCTGCTGCTGTAAATGCCAACTTTAAAAAAAAGGTAAAGGGAAAATGAAAGAGGGAGGCAGGAGAAAAAAAGCTGTTGTTCACCCTGAAAAAAAAAACTGTTGTATATGCCAACTCCAAATGCCAATGGAGGAAGGCAGGAGACTGACACGGGTGTGTGTATTCATTAGTAAATGTCCACTTTGCAACCTCCTCTCAGCTCTCACAGAGCACACAGAGGCGGCGCTTTCCAAGGTTAACTTTGTGTAATGTAAGACCTCTGCCTATGTTAGGAGAACCTGGTTGCTGTTGTCAAACTCATTCTGCTCTGCCCCTCTTCAACCTCCTCCGCCATCATGGTAGGTTGCTTCACCTCTCTTGTCCTCCTCTTGTGCACTGCACCACCCTGGATTTGGCACGAATTTTTGCTGTATGTTTCATACATGTATCTATAtttaatgaaacattcttatgtcTAACAGCTCAGATGTAGCTATGTTGCTGCCTAAGCTTGTTTCATTGCATTCGTTTTGGTTGTACATTTATACAACGGGTGTCAGAAGTCAGAAGTGTCTATGATAAACAATTTTGCTTCGTCTATTCATTCATTCTGTTGCATGTGTTTTTTTCCATGCCTTCCTTTGCACTCAAAGGTAAATGCTGGCAGATGTTGCATAGACACAAAATAAATATTGCGCATACTATAAGTTCATAATGTATAAAAAAAAATTGAATAGGAAAGGTCCCGAAGGACCGAGAGATGCATTAAGTCCACACGGTTACAGACTGAATTACAAAAAGGGCCTCTaagaaacaaaaaataaaagaCCAGCCCTCTGATTTTGCATACAGAACCCTAGCGAAAACATTGAAAACGCGATCAAGTCCCTGGTCTTCGCCGGAGGAAGGACTCCGCCATCGACTGCTTTCGGCGCCGCTGGGGAGCAAGCCACTTGGGGCGCAGTCAGCATGGGTTGTCGACGACGAGCCAGAGAGAAGCCTCCCTGTGGAGGTTGATATCCTAGAGAAGGGCCGCCCTTCGGCCATCATATGCAGGGGCAGGGCAGTGACGCCAGCAAAGGTCCCCTGGTAAAGAACTTCCCAGGAAGAACGCCGCTTCAACAACGATGTTGATGAAGCAGTAGCAGCTCGAACACACTTGTGGCGCAGTGCGGGGAAGCAGCAACACCATGGATGTCCTCgccctcgccaccatggccggccgaGAGGAACAGCGCCGGTGTGCTACCTCCACACCAGAAGCAGCAGAGATACAACCTCCAAGAAGCAGACGAGATGGTGACGACGTGGTTGTgctcctcctcgcctccacggccggccaggaGCTCGTCGACGTCGTTGTTCTCCGACGTGTGCACCCTTTCCCCCTCGCCTCAAAGGCCGGCCAGGAAAAGGCGCCGCCCGCCGCTTCCGCGCTGCAACAGGTGGAAAACCGCTGCTTTTTTATTGAAGGAAGCGTCGGTCTCCTGCTTCCTTCTTCCCTCCGACcaacggagaagaagaagaaaccagAGAGACCCTAAAGCAGGTGAGATCCAGGCGGCCAGATCTCCTCCTCCGCTTCCACTACCGGGCATCAAGCCCCCTACCGGCAAACTGCCACTAACCCTATCTAAACTATGTACTCTGGCGCCTCCCCTCCGCCCATCTCTGTCGGCGTCACCGGCGAGATCTGCGTCGGGTTGGCCCGGCACCCTCCAAGGAGCTCTCAGCTACTGTAGAtaagagagagaagagaagggGGAAATGCGCGCCATAGTGTATAATCAGGTAGCTCTAAAAGAGCCCTGCACGTGCAAGATTTTCCTGTTCGTAACATATGCAAAATATTGTCTTATTTGAACATTTTGTTGCAAGTGACACAATGTTTCAAATGGATCATGAGGTGGACTTTCGGCTTATAGTGTTTCTTATTCCAAAGCTAATTTTGCACAgtcaagaatcacattagagtataGTGCGACAAATCTAGTGCGATGTTCTGGCTCCCGTCTCTAGTGagtcgattttttttttttttttttttgaaaaacatAGCTCAAGTATGGCATATATCAGTTTC
This region of Lolium perenne isolate Kyuss_39 chromosome 2, Kyuss_2.0, whole genome shotgun sequence genomic DNA includes:
- the LOC127333740 gene encoding peptidyl-prolyl cis-trans isomerase FKBP20-2, chloroplastic, whose amino-acid sequence is MELVSSSRSILSSCNRLVALSRTAAKRDGKRGLVCVLRGEPGGCSTEQKDVVEGRIRRRAALALLLATPALSVSLSAHGKTKGMNPYDERRLLQQNKKIQEANRAPDDFPSFIREGFQVKVVTPENYITRESGLIYEDVKIGTGDCPQDGFEEGIRDMKPGGKRRLIIPPELGPPVGPSTFFSAKQFEVFDVELLSVEDCQRRTIGFYSDVVCS